A window of Tautonia plasticadhaerens contains these coding sequences:
- the hemG gene encoding protoporphyrinogen oxidase, translating to MSNRLTHPDRVIVVGAGLSGLTAAHRLVEGLGDEASPVEVVVLEARSRIGGAIWTDRVDGFTLEGGADSFITNKPQALDLCRSIGLGDQLIGTDDRHRRSFVVRGGKLLPVPEGFVLMAPQRLGPLLASPILSWRGKLRMAMDLVLPPRRDDADESLASFVRRRLGREALDRLVQPLVGGIYTADPEELSLRATLPQFPMMEREHGSLIRAALRQGRAARQGSRGESGARYSLFQTLAAGMDTLPETLAGALPRGAIRRSSPVRRVARQGPEGTWRVELLDGPALEARAVILAVEAHAAARLIDGEAPDLALDLRSIPYASSAIVQLGYPRDRVSHPLDGFGLVVPAVEGREILAVSFTSVKFPGRAPEGTVLLRVFIGGALQGHLFDRDDEELAALARREVGELLGASGDPLVCRVARHPRAMPQYTLGHLDRVASIRRRAASQPGLILAGNAFSGVGVPDCVRSGREAAEQALRILAEARGRAVA from the coding sequence GTGTCGAATCGACTCACCCATCCCGATCGGGTCATCGTCGTCGGGGCCGGGCTCTCCGGCCTGACGGCGGCCCACCGGCTGGTCGAAGGCCTCGGGGATGAGGCGTCGCCGGTCGAGGTCGTGGTGCTGGAGGCCCGGAGTCGGATCGGGGGGGCGATCTGGACCGACCGGGTCGACGGCTTCACGCTCGAAGGCGGGGCCGATTCGTTCATCACCAACAAGCCCCAGGCATTGGACCTGTGCCGTTCGATCGGCCTGGGGGACCAGCTCATCGGCACCGACGACCGCCACCGGCGCTCGTTCGTGGTCCGAGGCGGGAAGCTGCTGCCGGTGCCCGAGGGGTTCGTGCTGATGGCGCCCCAGCGGCTCGGGCCGCTGCTGGCCTCGCCGATCCTCTCGTGGCGGGGCAAGCTCCGGATGGCGATGGATCTGGTCCTCCCCCCCAGGCGGGACGACGCCGACGAGAGCCTGGCGAGCTTCGTCCGGCGTCGGCTCGGTCGGGAGGCGCTGGATCGCCTGGTCCAGCCGCTGGTCGGCGGCATCTACACGGCCGACCCCGAGGAGCTGAGCCTCCGGGCCACGCTGCCGCAGTTCCCGATGATGGAGCGCGAGCACGGCAGCCTGATCCGCGCCGCCCTGCGTCAGGGGCGGGCCGCCCGGCAGGGGAGTCGGGGGGAGTCGGGGGCGCGTTACAGCCTCTTCCAGACCCTCGCCGCGGGCATGGACACCCTGCCCGAGACGCTGGCCGGCGCCCTCCCCAGGGGGGCGATCCGGCGGTCGAGCCCCGTCCGGAGGGTCGCCCGGCAGGGCCCGGAGGGGACCTGGCGGGTCGAGCTGCTGGACGGCCCCGCGCTGGAGGCCCGGGCGGTGATCCTGGCCGTCGAGGCCCATGCGGCGGCCCGGCTGATCGACGGCGAGGCGCCGGACCTGGCCCTGGACCTCAGGTCGATCCCCTATGCCTCCTCGGCGATCGTCCAGCTGGGCTACCCGAGGGACCGGGTGTCGCACCCGCTCGACGGCTTCGGGCTGGTCGTGCCGGCGGTCGAGGGCCGGGAGATCCTGGCGGTGTCCTTCACCAGCGTGAAGTTCCCGGGCCGGGCGCCGGAGGGGACGGTGCTGCTCCGCGTCTTCATCGGCGGCGCCTTGCAGGGTCACCTGTTCGACCGGGACGATGAGGAGCTGGCCGCGCTGGCCCGGCGGGAGGTGGGCGAGTTGCTGGGCGCCTCGGGCGACCCGCTGGTCTGCCGGGTCGCCCGCCACCCGAGGGCGATGCCGCAATACACGCTCGGCCACCTGGACCGGGTGGCCTCGATCCGACGCCGGGCGGCCTCGCAGCCGGGGCTGATCCTGGCCGGCAACGCGTTCTCCGGGGTCGGCGTGCCGGATTGCGTCCGGAGCGGCCGGGAGGCGGCCGAGCAGGCGCTCCGGATCCTGGCCGAGGCCAGGGGCCGGGCCGTCGCCTGA
- a CDS encoding type II secretion system F family protein yields MDPITLVTIAAGAAIALVVAGVAMALVKPESALAEERLEHLTTGKRPRQQRMQAADSLLRVPSIQSGQFAALERLVPSFDSIKELYEQADMSLPFKTFLMIACVMGAAGVVLTGVLVSPLLAPVSGLVLGAGMPYFFLLWRKGKRISLFMASLPEAVELMSRALRAGHGLASGMQLVSQEMKGPVSAEFGRAFEEQNLGVPMDDALRGISTRIPTMDVRFLVTAIIIQRTTGGDLAEVLDKIGRLIRQRFELVGHVKALTAEGRLSGMVLMALPPGLLAFIAASNPSYVSPLFTTTLGTKLLAVTVFLQVLGAVAIKKIISIKV; encoded by the coding sequence ATGGACCCCATCACCCTCGTGACGATCGCGGCCGGCGCGGCCATCGCGCTCGTGGTCGCCGGCGTGGCGATGGCGCTGGTGAAGCCGGAATCGGCCCTGGCCGAGGAGCGCCTGGAGCACCTGACCACCGGCAAGCGGCCCAGGCAGCAGCGGATGCAGGCGGCCGACTCGCTGCTGCGGGTCCCCTCGATCCAGTCCGGGCAATTCGCCGCGCTGGAGCGGCTCGTCCCCAGCTTCGACTCGATCAAGGAGCTGTACGAGCAGGCCGACATGAGCCTGCCGTTCAAGACGTTCCTCATGATCGCCTGCGTCATGGGGGCGGCCGGCGTCGTCCTCACCGGGGTGCTCGTCTCCCCGCTGCTGGCCCCGGTCTCCGGGCTAGTGCTCGGGGCCGGGATGCCCTACTTCTTCCTGCTCTGGCGCAAGGGCAAGCGGATCTCCCTGTTCATGGCCTCCCTGCCCGAGGCCGTCGAGCTGATGAGCCGGGCCCTGCGGGCAGGCCACGGCCTGGCCTCCGGCATGCAGCTTGTCTCCCAGGAGATGAAGGGGCCGGTCTCCGCCGAGTTCGGCCGCGCCTTCGAAGAGCAGAACCTCGGGGTGCCGATGGACGACGCCCTCCGGGGCATCTCCACCCGGATCCCGACGATGGACGTCCGCTTCCTCGTCACCGCCATCATCATCCAGCGCACCACCGGCGGTGACCTGGCCGAGGTGCTTGACAAGATCGGCCGGCTCATCCGCCAGCGGTTCGAGCTGGTCGGCCACGTCAAGGCGCTCACCGCCGAGGGCCGCCTCTCGGGCATGGTCCTCATGGCCCTGCCGCCGGGCCTGCTCGCCTTCATCGCCGCGAGCAACCCGTCCTACGTCTCCCCGCTGTTTACCACCACCCTGGGCACCAAGCTCCTGGCCGTCACCGTCTTCCTCCAGGTGCTCGGGGCCGTGGCGATCAAGAAGATCATCTCGATCAAGGTCTGA
- a CDS encoding type II secretion system F family protein, with protein MPTLESSLTPETLVPMATFLAIMLGGWALLLVLSSRPTKAEDRLKRMLERPQDELERLRQTRERTRIQEKVAEAARRLSAPMQPKDEAELGKIRLTLLNAGIRSPQAVQIFLGMKMLSLLLGLALATPAALSKGFDRNSLLTMVAAGGIGFYLPGFVVSQKRRARQKAIFLGLPDALDLMVVCVEAGLGFDAAMRRVTAELNESCPEVCDELNIVNFQIQMGRPRREALRDLGIRTGVEDVRALAAVIIQAEKFGSPIGAALRVQSDAMRTRRRQMAEEKAAQTAVKIMLPLIMFIFPGVFVVLVGPAAIKIMDTMMNK; from the coding sequence GTGCCCACCCTCGAGAGCTCCCTGACCCCCGAGACCCTGGTGCCGATGGCCACCTTCCTGGCCATCATGCTCGGCGGCTGGGCCCTGCTGCTGGTCCTGTCCAGCCGACCGACCAAGGCCGAGGACCGCCTCAAGCGGATGCTCGAGCGCCCCCAGGACGAGCTCGAACGCCTCCGGCAAACGCGAGAACGCACGCGGATCCAGGAGAAGGTGGCCGAGGCCGCCCGACGCCTCTCCGCGCCGATGCAGCCGAAGGACGAGGCCGAGCTGGGCAAGATCCGCCTGACCCTGCTCAACGCAGGGATCCGGAGCCCCCAGGCGGTGCAGATCTTCCTCGGCATGAAGATGCTCAGCTTGCTGCTGGGGCTGGCCCTGGCCACCCCCGCCGCACTCTCCAAGGGGTTCGACCGCAACAGCCTGCTGACGATGGTCGCCGCCGGCGGCATCGGCTTCTACCTGCCCGGCTTCGTCGTCTCCCAGAAGCGCCGGGCCCGGCAGAAGGCCATCTTCCTCGGCCTGCCCGATGCGTTGGACCTGATGGTCGTCTGCGTCGAGGCCGGCCTCGGCTTCGACGCCGCCATGCGTCGCGTGACCGCCGAGCTGAACGAGTCGTGCCCCGAGGTCTGCGACGAGCTGAACATCGTCAACTTCCAGATCCAGATGGGCCGGCCCCGCCGGGAGGCCCTCCGGGACCTGGGGATCCGCACCGGGGTCGAGGACGTCCGGGCCCTGGCGGCGGTCATCATCCAGGCGGAGAAGTTCGGCTCGCCGATCGGCGCCGCCCTCCGCGTCCAGTCCGACGCGATGCGGACCCGACGACGCCAGATGGCCGAGGAGAAGGCGGCCCAGACCGCGGTGAAGATCATGCTCCCGCTGATCATGTTCATCTTCCCGGGCGTCTTCGTGGTGCTCGTCGGCCCCGCCGCGATCAAGATCATGGACACGATGATGAACAAGTGA
- a CDS encoding CpaF family protein: MINGFGRSPLGQRTLGTSHVPARTPPAEQPEVAAPPPPPPPPKQANRDPEQPKADPAVAQFEAIKRRIHGKLVDRLDFNRVNELDPRTVRLEVRSVIEHLLDEDNPMLNKAERQKLVDEILDETFGLGPLEALLKEEGIGDIMINGPRFVFIEKKGRIERSIINFRDDDHLLQIIDRIVSRVGRRIDESSPMVDARLPDGSRVNAIIPPLALDGPVLTIRMFGSKPLTQDDLLRFKAFTPEMLILLEAAMKARLNVIISGGTGSGKTTLLNTLSGFIQNDHRIITIEDAAELRLQQEHVVRLETRPANVEGRGAVTATDLVKNALRMRPDRVIIGECRGSETLDMIQAMNTGHDGSLTTVHANNPRDAMSRLETMISMAGLELPIRALRAQFASAVDLIIQANRLQGGPRKVTSITEVVGMEGDTIIMQEIFKFEQLGVDSNGRAHGRFVSTGIRPTFMDRLESSGCVVPQDLFRQRVLLDD; encoded by the coding sequence GATCAACGGATTCGGCCGCAGCCCGCTCGGCCAGCGCACCCTTGGGACGTCCCACGTCCCGGCGAGGACCCCCCCCGCCGAGCAGCCCGAGGTCGCCGCGCCGCCCCCCCCTCCCCCGCCCCCCAAGCAGGCCAACCGCGACCCCGAGCAGCCCAAGGCCGACCCGGCCGTCGCCCAGTTCGAGGCCATCAAGCGCCGGATCCACGGAAAGCTCGTCGATCGCCTCGACTTCAACCGGGTCAACGAGCTCGACCCCCGGACCGTCCGGCTCGAGGTCCGCTCCGTCATCGAGCACCTGCTCGATGAAGACAACCCGATGCTCAACAAGGCCGAGCGCCAGAAGCTCGTCGACGAGATCCTCGACGAGACCTTCGGCCTCGGCCCGCTGGAGGCGCTGCTCAAGGAGGAGGGGATCGGCGACATCATGATCAACGGCCCCCGCTTCGTCTTCATCGAGAAGAAGGGCCGCATCGAGCGCTCGATCATCAACTTCCGGGACGACGACCACCTGCTCCAGATCATCGACCGCATCGTCTCCCGGGTCGGTCGTCGCATCGACGAGAGCTCGCCGATGGTCGACGCCCGGCTCCCGGACGGCTCGCGGGTCAACGCCATCATCCCCCCGCTGGCGCTGGACGGGCCGGTGCTGACCATCCGGATGTTCGGGTCCAAGCCCCTCACCCAGGACGACCTGCTCCGCTTCAAGGCCTTCACGCCCGAGATGCTGATCCTGCTCGAAGCGGCCATGAAGGCGCGCCTCAATGTGATCATCTCCGGCGGCACCGGGTCGGGCAAGACGACCCTGCTGAACACCCTCTCCGGCTTCATCCAGAACGACCACCGGATCATCACCATCGAGGACGCCGCCGAGCTCCGCCTCCAGCAGGAGCACGTCGTCCGCCTGGAGACCCGGCCGGCCAACGTCGAGGGCCGGGGGGCCGTCACGGCGACCGACCTCGTCAAGAACGCCCTCCGCATGCGGCCCGACCGCGTGATCATCGGCGAGTGCCGAGGGTCCGAGACCCTCGACATGATCCAGGCCATGAACACCGGCCACGACGGCTCGCTGACCACCGTCCACGCCAACAACCCGCGCGACGCCATGAGCCGGCTGGAGACCATGATCAGCATGGCCGGCCTGGAGCTGCCCATCCGGGCGCTCCGCGCCCAGTTCGCCTCGGCCGTCGACCTGATCATCCAGGCCAACCGCCTCCAGGGCGGCCCCCGCAAGGTGACGAGCATCACCGAGGTCGTCGGCATGGAGGGGGACACGATCATCATGCAGGAGATCTTCAAGTTCGAGCAGCTCGGCGTCGACTCCAACGGCCGGGCCCACGGCCGGTTCGTCTCCACCGGCATCCGGCCCACCTTCATGGACCGCCTTGAGTCCTCCGGCTGCGTCGTCCCCCAGGACCTCTTCCGCCAGCGCGTGCTGCTGGACGACTGA